A genomic window from Thermococcus nautili includes:
- a CDS encoding restriction endonuclease, which translates to MTWTAQLVRKLPRETLIDYIIEVLGRMGFKNYERVSDRGKWGIDIVAIRDDPIAGMEKLIIKVHTESLASAKDINVFGDLLDKYKADRGILVAPIGFTKDARSTVAKEYRGRIVMWDADKLAQTFSNYGIEAPKIEEEKDEEEEKSPLEEFELDAPLLYEFSPEEITRLIAKKASTEYPVKPAELRIKSMKVVLTSAYILSWSVDEKNERDKAVVFSKENVVPKALSSELATPVKKALLNDSSTIKATEREIINQISPSESVIILKERLAKELGVTEGQVRIQDRKKVYIPESVEVELQVGENEGKARVNPVTGEVEFEMKPLPEEFFEEKVREIVENRIGESPETMELTREGWKVKVTGKTKRFTFEFKFNAYTGKILIAETVLTDEALKELLTRTYPEGEILSLEKGKKVAVADVKLRDGIAVVEVNLENGSLKEVRKLPSPEEALDNARRVIEENFPLRNLEMKGSRVIEHKFLELELEGEGGKALVKVDGATRDVLDYIVEITPEKAKELVKERYPDFKVRDVEEKEASYLVTAENERHAIKVKVSKDGKLIEETDRVLLEDVAREIAVERIKGIDETAELKSLKLENDWVAEFQGGTKVGKLILDRKTGEVKEEDVRFTEVALENSFHEHIRKIYGETELRTERLTHYKEQNYIHIKVAGKDHLYYARIDTRTGKIISEDRAPAKGLTAKLKQLQLESKYK; encoded by the coding sequence ATGACCTGGACGGCCCAACTGGTGAGAAAGCTCCCCCGCGAGACGCTCATCGACTACATCATCGAGGTTCTCGGAAGAATGGGGTTTAAGAACTACGAGCGCGTCAGCGACCGGGGAAAGTGGGGCATAGACATAGTTGCAATCAGGGATGACCCGATAGCTGGAATGGAGAAGCTCATCATAAAGGTTCACACGGAGTCCCTTGCATCCGCCAAGGACATTAACGTCTTCGGCGACCTCCTTGACAAGTACAAGGCCGACAGAGGGATTCTCGTTGCCCCAATAGGCTTCACAAAGGACGCGAGGAGCACAGTCGCCAAGGAGTACCGCGGAAGAATAGTGATGTGGGACGCCGACAAACTGGCACAGACTTTCTCCAACTACGGCATAGAGGCACCGAAGATTGAAGAGGAGAAGGACGAGGAAGAGGAAAAGAGCCCGCTCGAAGAGTTCGAGCTTGACGCACCGCTCCTCTACGAGTTCTCTCCTGAGGAGATAACAAGGCTCATAGCAAAGAAGGCGAGCACCGAGTACCCCGTCAAGCCCGCCGAGCTGAGGATAAAATCAATGAAGGTCGTTCTCACGAGCGCTTACATACTCTCCTGGAGCGTTGACGAGAAAAACGAACGCGATAAAGCCGTCGTGTTCTCGAAGGAGAACGTGGTTCCGAAGGCCCTCTCAAGCGAACTCGCCACCCCGGTTAAGAAGGCCCTCCTCAACGACAGCTCCACGATAAAGGCCACCGAGAGGGAAATAATAAACCAGATAAGCCCCAGCGAGTCCGTGATAATCCTCAAGGAGAGACTCGCGAAGGAGCTCGGCGTTACAGAGGGACAGGTCAGGATACAGGACCGAAAGAAGGTGTACATCCCGGAGAGCGTTGAAGTCGAGCTCCAGGTCGGGGAGAACGAGGGGAAGGCGAGGGTCAACCCCGTCACCGGTGAAGTGGAGTTCGAGATGAAGCCCCTGCCGGAGGAGTTCTTTGAGGAGAAGGTAAGAGAAATAGTGGAAAATCGCATTGGCGAGAGTCCTGAAACGATGGAGCTCACTAGGGAGGGCTGGAAGGTAAAGGTAACCGGAAAAACAAAGCGCTTTACCTTCGAGTTCAAGTTCAACGCCTACACCGGAAAAATATTGATAGCAGAGACTGTTTTAACAGACGAAGCGCTGAAAGAACTTCTCACAAGGACGTATCCTGAGGGCGAAATCCTGAGCCTTGAGAAGGGCAAGAAGGTGGCCGTCGCCGACGTCAAGCTCAGGGACGGGATAGCGGTCGTTGAGGTCAACCTCGAGAACGGAAGCCTGAAGGAAGTCAGAAAGCTCCCCTCACCTGAGGAGGCCCTCGACAACGCAAGGAGGGTCATCGAGGAGAACTTCCCGCTGAGAAACCTTGAGATGAAGGGAAGCAGGGTCATAGAGCACAAGTTCCTTGAACTCGAACTTGAGGGCGAAGGTGGAAAGGCCCTCGTAAAGGTTGACGGCGCGACGAGGGACGTTCTTGACTACATCGTCGAGATAACCCCCGAGAAGGCGAAGGAGCTCGTTAAGGAAAGGTACCCGGACTTCAAGGTAAGGGACGTTGAGGAGAAGGAGGCTTCCTACCTCGTCACCGCAGAGAACGAAAGACACGCGATAAAGGTTAAGGTCAGCAAGGACGGCAAGCTGATAGAGGAAACCGACCGCGTTCTGCTCGAAGACGTTGCAAGGGAGATAGCGGTTGAGCGGATAAAGGGAATCGACGAGACGGCGGAGCTCAAGTCGCTAAAGCTTGAAAACGACTGGGTCGCGGAGTTCCAGGGCGGAACGAAGGTCGGAAAGCTAATCCTCGACAGGAAGACCGGCGAGGTCAAGGAGGAAGACGTCCGCTTCACGGAGGTTGCCCTTGAGAACAGCTTCCACGAGCACATACGGAAGATTTACGGCGAAACCGAGCTGAGAACCGAGAGGCTGACCCACTACAAGGAGCAGAATTACATCCACATAAAGGTCGCCGGAAAGGACCACCTCTACTACGCGAGGATTGACACGAGAACGGGGAAGATAATAAGCGAAGACAGGGCCCCAGCGAAGGGCCTGACGGCGAAGCTCAAACAGCTCCAGCTGGAGAGCAAGTACAAGTAA
- a CDS encoding CGP-CTERM sorting domain-containing protein, with amino-acid sequence MRKAIPLIALLLLAVPVSAYQVRSPGPVYEVKYSVLSNGTDALIHLDVLQWGITCGMVDCWPEVYSDHDYLLYFNGSQLYLLNFTPALGLPTWRVSYRGVTFFNGSWYVWTEYYPPACLTLVDRIYRLDFQDFCIKPADVEWFGLPRGNVSDSIDGWRIELQSIGPGEWGYANVSDLWIALSENASKGFSVPITVPNSSTFPAYFTLKRDGTTRRITLLYLNTTRNPEMLVQGFWFPSDVKTVNVTVCRSASVRFPITAIRVEDVYRGGEGVILVVDYEVLSPGMCPGNPLNCTLVPDMVSSYLFYVSSSGPYFLGAYPEEPVVKFEDGLWRFKLHLWNGSVENATFNPVCLNDSNVSPVEVPKVPIEWTSVKVGNLTVSYPAGFLGFSDNHTVIILNGKISKVLPHVPFAVTVNGKFYPLFRSVNGTLLPVPPKVGPGLNCTPSALSETSTAGGENREICGPGAVLLLSVLALVFWKSGLR; translated from the coding sequence ATGCGGAAGGCGATTCCACTCATCGCGCTCCTGTTGCTCGCGGTTCCCGTCTCGGCGTATCAAGTTAGGTCACCCGGCCCCGTCTACGAGGTGAAGTACTCAGTTCTCTCGAACGGAACCGACGCCCTAATCCATCTGGACGTCCTCCAGTGGGGAATCACCTGCGGCATGGTCGATTGCTGGCCCGAGGTCTACTCCGACCACGATTACCTGCTCTACTTCAACGGTTCTCAGCTCTACCTCCTCAACTTCACGCCCGCCCTGGGCCTTCCAACGTGGAGGGTATCCTACAGGGGGGTTACTTTCTTCAACGGGAGCTGGTACGTCTGGACCGAGTACTATCCACCGGCCTGCTTGACGCTGGTTGATAGGATTTATCGCCTCGACTTCCAGGACTTCTGCATCAAACCCGCCGACGTGGAGTGGTTTGGGCTCCCGAGGGGAAACGTCAGCGATTCGATAGACGGCTGGCGGATTGAACTTCAGTCCATCGGCCCCGGCGAGTGGGGTTACGCGAACGTGAGCGACCTCTGGATTGCCCTGAGTGAAAACGCGAGCAAAGGGTTTTCTGTGCCGATTACGGTTCCAAACTCCAGCACATTCCCGGCTTACTTCACCCTCAAACGGGACGGTACAACGAGGAGGATAACGCTCCTCTATCTGAACACCACGAGAAACCCCGAAATGCTCGTTCAGGGCTTCTGGTTCCCGAGTGATGTTAAAACAGTCAACGTGACGGTCTGCAGAAGCGCCAGCGTTAGGTTCCCCATCACAGCGATTCGGGTGGAGGACGTTTACAGGGGAGGAGAAGGCGTTATCCTCGTGGTCGATTACGAGGTTCTCAGTCCGGGAATGTGTCCGGGAAATCCGCTCAACTGCACCCTCGTTCCCGACATGGTTTCCAGCTATCTCTTCTACGTCTCCTCCAGCGGGCCGTACTTCCTCGGCGCCTATCCAGAAGAGCCGGTGGTGAAGTTTGAAGACGGCCTCTGGAGGTTTAAGCTCCACCTCTGGAACGGTAGCGTTGAGAACGCGACCTTTAATCCCGTCTGTCTCAACGACTCCAACGTGAGTCCCGTTGAAGTGCCGAAAGTTCCCATTGAGTGGACTTCCGTGAAGGTGGGGAACCTCACGGTGAGCTATCCAGCGGGATTCCTGGGTTTTTCGGACAACCACACGGTCATAATCCTGAACGGGAAAATTTCAAAGGTCCTTCCCCACGTTCCCTTTGCCGTAACGGTGAACGGAAAGTTCTACCCCCTGTTCCGTTCCGTCAACGGCACGCTCCTTCCGGTTCCGCCGAAGGTTGGCCCCGGCCTTAACTGCACTCCCTCAGCCCTTTCGGAAACGTCCACGGCGGGGGGAGAAAACCGGGAAATCTGCGGTCCCGGAGCCGTTCTGCTTCTGTCTGTGTTGGCCCTTGTTTTTTGGAAATCTGGCCTGAGATGA
- a CDS encoding acyl-CoA mutase large subunit family protein, whose translation MTFDKEKLAKIREEEKRWEETTVEKFLQKAPERKEKFMTDDGFEIKRLYTPADLGEDWDYLEKLGFPGEYPFTRGVYATMYRGRFWTMRQYAGYATAEESNKRYKYLLEQGQTGLSVAFDLPTQLGYDSDHPMAEGEVGKVGVAIDSLWDMRILFDGIPLDKVSTSMTINSTAANLLAMYILVAEEQGVPQEKLRGTVQNDILKEYIARGTYIFPPQPSMRLTTDIIMYCAENIPKWNSISISGYHIREAGANAVQEVAFTLADGIEYVKAVIERGMDVDKFAGRLSFFFNAHNNFLEEIAKFRAARRLWAYIMKEWFNAKNPRSMMLRFHTQTAGSTLTAQQPENNIIRVAIQALAAVLGGTQSLHTNSYDEALSLPTEKSVRIALRTQQIIAYESGVVDTVDPLGGAYYIEWLTDHIYEEALKYIEKIQKMGGMMRAIERGYIQKEIADAAYKYQKEIEEGKRIIVGVNKFQTDEPLEVEILKVDPSIREKQIERLKKLRSERDSKKVEEALDKLRNAAETDDENLMPYIIEAHRHLATLGEVTDVLREVWGEYRAPLIF comes from the coding sequence ATGACCTTCGATAAGGAGAAGCTCGCCAAGATTCGCGAGGAGGAGAAGCGCTGGGAGGAGACCACTGTTGAAAAGTTCCTCCAGAAGGCGCCGGAGAGAAAGGAGAAGTTCATGACCGATGACGGTTTCGAGATTAAGAGGCTCTACACTCCCGCTGACCTCGGCGAGGACTGGGACTACCTTGAGAAGCTTGGATTCCCCGGCGAGTATCCCTTCACGCGCGGTGTCTACGCAACGATGTACCGCGGCAGATTCTGGACGATGAGGCAGTACGCGGGCTACGCCACTGCAGAGGAGAGCAACAAGCGCTATAAGTACCTCCTCGAACAGGGGCAGACCGGTTTGAGCGTCGCCTTTGACCTGCCGACTCAGCTCGGCTACGATTCCGACCACCCCATGGCCGAGGGAGAGGTCGGAAAGGTCGGCGTTGCCATTGATTCGCTCTGGGACATGAGGATTCTCTTCGACGGCATTCCGCTCGACAAGGTCTCAACGAGCATGACGATTAACTCGACCGCCGCTAATTTACTCGCAATGTACATTCTGGTTGCCGAAGAGCAGGGCGTTCCCCAGGAGAAGCTCCGCGGAACGGTTCAGAACGACATCCTGAAGGAGTACATAGCGAGGGGAACCTACATCTTCCCGCCCCAGCCGAGCATGCGCCTTACAACGGACATCATAATGTACTGCGCCGAGAACATACCGAAGTGGAACTCGATAAGCATAAGTGGTTACCACATAAGAGAGGCCGGAGCCAACGCGGTCCAGGAGGTTGCCTTCACCCTGGCCGACGGTATAGAGTACGTCAAGGCCGTCATCGAGCGCGGTATGGACGTTGACAAGTTCGCCGGAAGGCTGAGCTTCTTCTTCAACGCTCACAACAACTTCCTCGAGGAGATTGCCAAGTTCAGGGCCGCGAGGAGGCTCTGGGCATACATCATGAAGGAGTGGTTCAACGCCAAGAACCCGCGCTCCATGATGCTCCGCTTCCACACCCAGACCGCAGGTTCAACCCTTACGGCTCAACAGCCTGAGAACAACATCATTCGCGTTGCCATTCAGGCCCTCGCGGCGGTTCTCGGCGGAACCCAGAGCTTGCACACCAACTCCTACGACGAGGCCCTCTCGCTCCCGACCGAGAAGAGCGTAAGGATTGCCCTAAGGACCCAGCAGATTATCGCCTACGAGAGCGGTGTCGTTGACACCGTTGACCCGCTCGGAGGTGCCTACTACATCGAGTGGCTCACCGACCACATCTACGAGGAGGCCCTGAAGTACATCGAGAAGATTCAGAAGATGGGCGGAATGATGAGGGCCATAGAGCGCGGTTACATCCAGAAGGAGATTGCCGATGCCGCCTACAAGTACCAGAAGGAAATCGAAGAAGGGAAGAGGATAATCGTCGGCGTCAACAAGTTCCAGACGGATGAACCCCTCGAGGTCGAGATACTCAAGGTTGACCCGAGCATCCGCGAGAAGCAGATTGAGCGCCTAAAGAAGCTCCGCTCCGAGAGGGACAGCAAGAAGGTTGAAGAAGCTCTCGACAAGCTCAGGAACGCGGCCGAAACCGACGACGAGAACCTCATGCCCTACATCATCGAGGCCCACAGGCACCTCGCGACCCTCGGCGAGGTCACCGACGTCCTTCGCGAGGTCTGGGGCGAGTACCGGGCGCCGTTGATATTCTGA
- a CDS encoding ABC transporter permease, translated as MTPVFETEFLRLIRSRKFKLLFLVTIFPAVIYLLSPNASGTGVEPLKKGFEDLFADLLPNYWLGIIGQLIAVIIMSDLIAGEIDRGTIRLILARPIGIGEFLAGKFLAGLSALLVLFGIPYAVVWLYAPLPYRAGLAGVKALAVDFGAVLASTAVILAFLGALSMFLAVLVRRPLYATLATFGILFLGQFLLPQVPYFEHPERLTLGYQALVMLKAGFESLSVTGTPWKTAVAFAVASASLLLVTWLLLVKGEFPD; from the coding sequence ATGACGCCGGTTTTCGAGACCGAGTTTCTAAGGCTAATCCGCTCGCGGAAGTTCAAGCTGCTCTTCCTCGTTACGATTTTCCCGGCGGTAATCTACCTGCTCAGCCCCAACGCGAGCGGGACGGGGGTTGAACCTCTTAAGAAGGGCTTTGAGGACCTCTTCGCCGACCTGCTTCCAAACTACTGGCTCGGGATAATCGGCCAGCTCATAGCGGTCATAATAATGAGCGACCTCATCGCCGGAGAGATTGACAGGGGCACGATAAGGCTAATCCTCGCGAGGCCCATCGGAATCGGCGAGTTCCTTGCCGGGAAGTTCCTCGCGGGTTTATCTGCACTCCTCGTGCTCTTCGGAATCCCCTACGCGGTGGTCTGGCTCTACGCTCCCCTTCCCTACCGCGCGGGTTTGGCCGGGGTTAAGGCCCTCGCCGTTGACTTTGGGGCGGTTCTCGCTTCGACCGCCGTAATTTTGGCCTTTCTCGGGGCGCTCTCGATGTTTTTGGCGGTCCTCGTCAGGAGGCCCCTCTACGCAACCCTCGCCACGTTCGGGATACTCTTCCTCGGCCAGTTCCTCCTTCCGCAGGTTCCCTACTTCGAGCACCCCGAGAGGCTGACCCTCGGCTACCAGGCCCTCGTGATGTTGAAGGCAGGCTTTGAAAGCCTGAGCGTGACCGGAACGCCCTGGAAGACTGCGGTGGCCTTTGCAGTTGCCTCCGCCAGCCTGCTATTAGTCACGTGGCTCCTCCTCGTCAAAGGGGAGTTTCCGGATTGA
- a CDS encoding ABC transporter ATP-binding protein, producing MADYAIETLGLTKFFGKRNIVYNLDLRVPKGVVYGFLGPNGAGKTTTIKMLTGALKPTYGEIRILDLEMPRERVEIMRKVGYMPEKPLAYEDMTVFEFLVYMGRLSGLGREEARARARELMAYTGVGRLAFNRVRELSSGQRQRVSFASALIGDPELLILDEPTSNLDPIGRIEFIGKVLELAKAGKTVFLSSHIVSEIERTCNYVGIIKDGQMIEQGRVKDLTRFESNDYDVVVSDNARLMEFLRDKVYVREVWEEEGILRVRLDERFAERFFTEVPRFIGENGLALKLFKPHTSPLERILMKRFNAGWEE from the coding sequence ATGGCCGACTACGCCATTGAGACCCTCGGGCTCACCAAGTTCTTCGGAAAGCGCAACATCGTTTATAACCTCGACCTCAGGGTTCCGAAGGGGGTCGTTTACGGCTTTCTCGGGCCGAACGGGGCAGGAAAGACGACGACAATCAAGATGCTCACCGGCGCGCTGAAGCCGACCTACGGCGAGATTAGGATTTTAGACCTTGAGATGCCCCGCGAGAGGGTTGAAATCATGAGGAAGGTCGGCTACATGCCCGAGAAGCCCTTGGCATACGAGGACATGACTGTTTTCGAGTTTCTGGTTTATATGGGCAGGCTCTCCGGCCTTGGGCGGGAGGAAGCGAGGGCGCGGGCGAGGGAGCTGATGGCCTACACCGGCGTCGGAAGGCTCGCCTTCAACAGGGTGAGGGAGCTCTCGAGCGGGCAGAGGCAGAGGGTTTCCTTCGCGTCCGCCCTAATCGGCGACCCCGAACTGCTCATCCTCGACGAGCCGACCAGCAACCTCGACCCCATCGGCAGGATAGAGTTCATAGGAAAGGTTCTCGAGCTGGCGAAGGCCGGGAAGACGGTCTTCCTGTCGAGCCACATAGTCAGCGAAATCGAGAGGACGTGCAACTACGTGGGCATAATCAAGGACGGCCAGATGATAGAGCAGGGGCGCGTCAAAGACCTGACGAGGTTCGAGAGCAACGACTACGACGTGGTCGTCTCGGACAACGCCCGGCTGATGGAGTTCCTGCGCGACAAGGTTTACGTGCGCGAGGTCTGGGAGGAAGAGGGAATCCTGCGGGTTCGCCTCGACGAGCGCTTCGCGGAGAGGTTCTTCACGGAGGTTCCTCGGTTTATAGGCGAGAACGGCCTCGCGCTGAAGCTCTTCAAGCCCCACACGAGTCCGCTGGAGAGAATCCTCATGAAGCGCTTCAACGCGGGGTGGGAGGAATGA
- a CDS encoding MBL fold metallo-hydrolase produces the protein MLVKGIGLDSSARFTFQSHAHSDHFVSGEVIFATRATKFLSHLRKGGFYREVSFGKRFYIGDVKAKLYPAGHMLGSAGIKLWLEAGTLFYTGDTKWFKLRTAEKSRFPRADFLIIEATFGVPAFTFPSPMEAEKKLIAFVEEAIDRGKRPVLYVNQTGKAQEVMKILDVHGITVRPSREMLKVARVYSKFGVRFGNIERNGEVILRSYRSPRVENSLSPWELTVSGFGRLRLSNHADFWELVRIVERVKPERIFTVYGFAREFAGILRGLGYDAEPVERTSELTV, from the coding sequence ATGCTCGTCAAAGGTATAGGCCTCGACAGCTCGGCTCGCTTCACTTTCCAGAGCCACGCCCACAGCGACCACTTCGTCAGCGGGGAGGTTATCTTCGCGACCAGGGCGACCAAGTTCCTCAGCCACCTGCGCAAGGGCGGTTTCTACCGCGAGGTCAGCTTCGGGAAGAGGTTCTACATCGGCGACGTTAAGGCGAAGCTCTATCCAGCCGGCCACATGCTTGGTTCGGCCGGAATAAAGCTCTGGCTCGAGGCCGGAACGCTCTTCTACACCGGCGACACCAAGTGGTTCAAGCTGAGAACCGCTGAAAAGAGTCGCTTCCCGAGGGCGGACTTCCTGATAATCGAGGCCACCTTTGGCGTTCCAGCCTTCACGTTCCCCTCGCCGATGGAAGCTGAAAAGAAGCTAATCGCCTTCGTCGAGGAAGCCATTGACAGGGGGAAGAGGCCGGTTCTCTACGTGAACCAGACCGGGAAAGCGCAGGAGGTCATGAAGATACTCGACGTCCACGGAATAACCGTAAGGCCCTCGCGCGAGATGCTGAAAGTGGCGAGGGTTTACTCCAAGTTCGGGGTTCGCTTTGGCAACATCGAGAGGAATGGAGAGGTAATCCTCCGCTCCTACCGCTCGCCGAGGGTCGAGAACTCTTTGAGTCCCTGGGAGCTTACCGTTTCCGGCTTCGGGAGGCTGAGGCTCAGCAACCACGCCGACTTCTGGGAGCTGGTGAGGATAGTGGAAAGGGTGAAGCCTGAGAGAATCTTCACCGTCTACGGCTTTGCCAGGGAGTTCGCGGGAATCCTCCGGGGGCTCGGCTACGATGCCGAACCCGTGGAAAGAACATCAGAGCTCACAGTTTAA
- a CDS encoding Hsp20/alpha crystallin family protein: protein MVWRRDRYWDPFDIMREIQEEIDAIFRDFMRGPRLWSYREPERIEISETWREPFVDIFDRGDRFVITVELPGVRKEDIKLRVTEDTVYIEAQIRREKELEEEGAIRIERYYTGYRRVIRLPEEVIPEKAKARYNNGVLEIELPKKAPKKPEGEGVEIKIE, encoded by the coding sequence ATGGTCTGGAGGAGGGACCGCTACTGGGACCCGTTTGACATAATGAGGGAAATCCAGGAGGAGATTGACGCCATATTCCGCGACTTCATGAGGGGCCCAAGGCTCTGGAGCTACCGCGAGCCGGAGCGCATTGAAATCAGCGAGACCTGGAGAGAGCCCTTCGTGGACATCTTTGACAGGGGAGACAGGTTCGTTATCACCGTCGAGCTTCCGGGAGTCAGGAAGGAGGACATCAAGCTCAGGGTTACCGAGGACACCGTCTACATCGAGGCCCAGATAAGGCGCGAGAAGGAGCTCGAGGAGGAGGGCGCGATAAGAATCGAGCGCTACTACACCGGCTACAGGAGGGTCATCAGGCTTCCGGAGGAGGTCATTCCCGAGAAGGCGAAGGCCCGCTACAACAACGGCGTCCTCGAAATCGAGCTTCCCAAGAAGGCCCCGAAGAAGCCCGAGGGCGAGGGTGTCGAGATTAAGATTGAGTGA
- a CDS encoding CDC48 family AAA ATPase, translating into MSERKEIKLKVASAYQRDVGRGIVRIDRKAMRELNVQPGDIVEIIGTKNTAAVVWPAYPEDEGLNIIRMDGTIRKNAGVGLGDEVTVRKADVKEAKKVIVAPTEPIRFGRDFVEWLHSRLVGRPVVRGDYIKIGILGQELTFVVTATTPAGIVQITEFTDFQVSEKPVKEVAKTATLGVTYEDIGGLKDVIQKVREMIELPLKHPEIFEKLGIEPPKGVLLYGPPGTGKTLLAKAVANEANAHFIAINGPEIMSKYYGESEERLREVFKEAEENAPAIIFIDEIDSIAPKREETHGEVEKRVVSQLLTLMDGLKSRGKVIVIGATNRPDAIDPALRRPGRFDREIEVGVPDKQGRKEILQIHTRGMPIEPDFRRDRVIEILEKLRGDERFRDVIDRAIEKVEKAKDEEEIKRALRELDERLYDEVKARLIDALLEELAEVTHGFVGADLAALAREAAMAALRRLIKEGKIDFEAEHIPREVLEELKVTRKDFYEALKMVEPSALREVLLEVPNVRWDDIGGLEDVKQELREAVEWPLKYPEAFQGLGITPPKGILLYGPPGTGKTLLAKAVANESEANFIAIKGPEVLSKWVGESEKNIREIFRKARQAAPTVIFIDEIDAIAPRRGTDVNRVTDRLINQLLTEMDGIQENSGVVVIGATNRPDIIDPALLRPGRFDRLILVPAPDEKARLEIFKVHTRKVPLAEDVNLEELAKRTEGYTGADIEAVVREAAMLAMRRALQEGIIKPGMKADEIRRKVKVTMKDFEEALKKIGPSVSKETMEYYRKIQEQFKQSRG; encoded by the coding sequence ATGAGCGAGAGGAAGGAAATCAAGCTTAAGGTCGCGTCCGCTTATCAGAGGGACGTTGGTAGGGGAATCGTTAGGATTGACAGGAAGGCCATGCGCGAGCTCAACGTCCAGCCCGGCGACATAGTCGAGATTATCGGAACCAAGAACACCGCAGCGGTCGTCTGGCCCGCTTACCCGGAGGACGAGGGACTCAACATCATCAGAATGGACGGAACAATCAGGAAGAACGCCGGCGTCGGACTCGGCGACGAGGTTACGGTCAGAAAGGCCGACGTTAAGGAGGCAAAGAAGGTCATCGTTGCTCCAACCGAGCCGATTAGGTTTGGAAGAGACTTCGTCGAGTGGCTCCACAGCAGACTCGTCGGCAGGCCCGTCGTCAGGGGCGACTACATAAAGATAGGAATCCTCGGTCAGGAGCTCACCTTCGTCGTCACCGCGACTACTCCGGCCGGAATAGTCCAGATAACCGAGTTCACCGACTTCCAGGTCAGCGAGAAGCCCGTCAAGGAGGTCGCCAAGACCGCAACGCTCGGCGTTACCTACGAGGACATCGGTGGCCTGAAGGACGTCATCCAGAAGGTCAGGGAGATGATTGAGCTCCCGCTCAAGCACCCGGAGATATTTGAGAAGCTCGGCATCGAGCCTCCGAAGGGTGTCCTGCTCTACGGTCCGCCCGGAACAGGTAAGACCCTCCTCGCCAAAGCCGTCGCCAACGAAGCCAACGCCCACTTCATAGCCATCAACGGCCCCGAAATAATGAGCAAGTACTACGGTGAGAGCGAGGAGCGCCTCAGGGAGGTCTTCAAGGAGGCCGAGGAGAACGCACCGGCGATAATCTTCATCGACGAAATTGACAGCATTGCCCCGAAGAGGGAAGAGACCCACGGCGAGGTCGAGAAGAGGGTTGTTTCACAGCTCCTGACGCTGATGGACGGTCTGAAGAGCAGGGGCAAGGTCATAGTCATAGGTGCCACCAACAGACCGGATGCAATAGACCCGGCCCTCAGGAGGCCAGGAAGGTTTGACAGGGAGATTGAGGTCGGCGTTCCGGACAAGCAGGGCAGGAAGGAGATACTCCAGATACACACTAGGGGAATGCCCATCGAGCCCGACTTCAGGAGGGACAGGGTGATAGAGATACTTGAGAAGCTCCGCGGTGACGAGAGGTTCAGGGACGTTATAGACAGGGCCATAGAGAAGGTCGAGAAGGCGAAGGACGAGGAGGAGATAAAGAGGGCCCTCAGGGAGCTCGACGAGAGGCTCTACGACGAGGTCAAGGCGAGGCTCATCGACGCCCTGCTGGAGGAGCTGGCCGAGGTCACCCACGGATTCGTCGGAGCGGACCTCGCGGCTCTGGCGAGAGAGGCGGCGATGGCCGCGCTCAGGAGGCTCATCAAGGAGGGCAAGATTGACTTCGAGGCCGAGCACATACCCAGAGAAGTCCTCGAGGAGCTCAAGGTCACCAGGAAGGACTTCTACGAGGCCCTCAAGATGGTCGAGCCCTCAGCGCTCAGGGAGGTCCTCCTCGAGGTTCCGAACGTCCGCTGGGACGACATTGGAGGCCTTGAGGACGTCAAGCAGGAGCTCAGAGAGGCGGTAGAATGGCCACTCAAGTACCCGGAGGCCTTCCAGGGACTTGGAATCACCCCGCCGAAGGGAATCCTGCTCTACGGTCCGCCGGGAACCGGTAAGACCCTCCTCGCCAAGGCTGTAGCGAACGAGAGCGAGGCCAACTTCATCGCCATCAAGGGTCCAGAGGTGCTCAGCAAGTGGGTCGGCGAGAGCGAGAAGAACATCAGGGAGATATTCAGGAAGGCTCGCCAGGCGGCTCCAACGGTGATATTCATCGACGAGATTGACGCGATAGCTCCGCGCAGGGGAACCGACGTCAACCGCGTAACCGACAGGCTCATCAACCAGCTCCTCACAGAGATGGACGGAATCCAGGAGAACAGCGGTGTCGTCGTCATCGGTGCCACCAACAGGCCGGACATCATAGACCCGGCCCTGCTCAGGCCAGGAAGGTTCGACAGGCTGATACTCGTGCCAGCGCCGGACGAGAAGGCCAGGCTGGAGATATTCAAGGTGCACACCAGGAAGGTCCCGCTCGCGGAGGACGTGAACCTCGAGGAGCTCGCCAAGAGAACCGAGGGCTACACCGGTGCCGACATAGAGGCCGTCGTCAGAGAGGCCGCGATGCTCGCCATGCGCAGGGCGCTCCAGGAGGGCATCATCAAGCCCGGCATGAAGGCCGACGAAATCAGGAGGAAGGTCAAGGTCACCATGAAGGACTTCGAGGAGGCACTGAAGAAGATTGGGCCGAGCGTCAGCAAGGAGACTATGGAGTACTACAGGAAGATACAGGAGCAGTTCAAGCAGTCGCGCGGTTGA